GACCGCGCGGGGGAGGCCGCCCGCGAGCGGGTCGCCGCCGCCGTTCCCGTCCACCGGCTCGGCACGCCGGACGAGGTGGCCGCGGCCGCGCTCTGGCTCTGCGGCGACGCCGCCGCGTTCGTCACCGGCGCCACCCTCGCCGTCGACGGCGGGCTGCTGGCCGGTCAGCCGCCGTTCGGGGCCGCCCGCTGACGGCGGGAGGCGTCGCGGTACGATGTGGGGGTCATGACGACTGCTCATGACACCTCCCCCTTCACCCGCCACGTCGACCGCTGGGTGCGCCTCTTCAACGCCGGCGACGCCGCCGCGCTCGACCGCCTCTACGAGGACGACGGCCTGCTCGTGCCGGTACCGGGCCACCCGGCGACCGGCCCCGGGCGACTGGCGGCCAACGGCCACCTCATCGGCCTCGGCGCCACGATGACCGCGAGCCTGCGGCACGCCTACGCCACCGGCGACCTCGCCCTGATCGTCGTCGACTGGTCCGTCACCGCCACCGGCCTCGCCCTCTCCGGCGTCGCCACCGACGTCCTGCGCCGCGGCGACGACGGCGCGTGGCGCCTCGTCATCGACAACCCGTCCGGCACGTCCTGACCTCAGTACTGCCCGTCGACCTGGAACTCGACGGTGTCGTACTCGCCGAACGGGGCCAGCGAGAAGAACTCCGCGGTCGTGAGATCGTCGACCTGCCCTTGCAGGGTCACGACCTGCTCCTCGCGGCCGGCTGGTGGTCATGATGATCCCCCTGGATCGGGCGCCCACCCTGGTGCCTCTGGTCAGGGTGACAGCACCCTCGGGCGCGGTGTCAGCGGGGGACCTCGTCGTGGGAGGGGACCTGGTTCGCGTCGATCGAGGCGCGGTCGGCGTCGCTGAGGCCGGCCGCGGCGAGGAGGCGCTGCACCATGGCGTTCTTCCCCTGCCCGTAGTCGTCGATGGTGGCGGCGGTGGCGCCGACCCGCCGTTTCACCGCCGCGTACTCGTCGCGCAGGCGGGCGTCGCGGCGCAGGATGTCGCGGACGGCGAGGTGGTTGCGCAGCGCCAGGGACCCCTCGACGATCACGTAGGTGTTCGTGCCGGCCAGCCGGTCCGGTTCCGCGAACGCCCACCGCAGCGGGATGCCGAGTTCGCCGAGCGGACGGAAGCCGAGTCCGGTCAGCACCTCGGACGCGGCGCCGACGGCGGCGCGGGCGACCACGATGTCGCAGTCGATGACCGGCTTCGCGGCGAGGCCCGGCACCGACGTGCTGCC
This Jiangella alba DNA region includes the following protein-coding sequences:
- a CDS encoding GrpB family protein gives rise to the protein MITVVDYDPGWPERFARLRDEYATAMATAGVPVVAVEHVGSTSVPGLAAKPVIDCDIVVARAAVGAASEVLTGLGFRPLGELGIPLRWAFAEPDRLAGTNTYVIVEGSLALRNHLAVRDILRRDARLRDEYAAVKRRVGATAATIDDYGQGKNAMVQRLLAAAGLSDADRASIDANQVPSHDEVPR
- a CDS encoding YybH family protein, with the translated sequence MTTAHDTSPFTRHVDRWVRLFNAGDAAALDRLYEDDGLLVPVPGHPATGPGRLAANGHLIGLGATMTASLRHAYATGDLALIVVDWSVTATGLALSGVATDVLRRGDDGAWRLVIDNPSGTS